The Myxococcales bacterium genome window below encodes:
- a CDS encoding CHASE2 domain-containing protein has protein sequence MSASLSPRAKKLVAAGLVGVLVGLVAAVLAFARPRLLEGGELWTYDQRARAAARPSTASPDIVLIEVSEQDIEDAEDNLDVTWPWPRAMYGYIAAYCKTAGAKVVVFDWLFQDRGQYSVGDAEEFAQAMRDAGNVVIGLALTKDPLVARSRTGAWAAPLRRFDDAAAAEIAAQKLLAWNTRVFLVPDGGGVTVWYGGKDEAADVVAAWRRMSAAEELAELFAPPEPADDAPTGDAPTGDAPTGDAPTDDAPTGDAPTGDAPTDEAPADDDGEPAAPIEPAPRVLTAAELATELTPTTIITRRDGFVGGDGGLTLERRDGLDPPLAVIAAGPARAGNVYQGTDADGIMRQHMPLVRHDGRLYPSLALAAYLVAHPEVTPRLVDGELVLGSRRIALDEHGRFSLRFHGAGVYPRIPAYELLRSQAQLDEGAAPAIAFERLRGKYVIVAATGQALRDIRITPLGTPVPGSEIQATALDNLEAGRVIVRQSRPADAAMALGLCALVAMLVTGVWMATRRTLIALAATTAITAGSLLAYWWLARWLFTSRGVWIAVATPALGAIASVFAIILVTSAAERRNRRFVQEALGRYTSPALVKELIEHPEHLSLEWGERRGMSVYFSDIAGFTSFSENLSPEDLVALLNDYLTHMTDLVLEHGGVVDKYIGDAVMAFWGAPIPNQDHAAAAIRCAIAMRDRCAELRPGWRAKFGVDLFARAGLSSGDAVVGNMGSRHKYNYTVMGDMVNLASRLEGANKPYGTSLMISEACYARVKDLVVTRELDFLAVKGKEQPVRVYEVFAEVGQVGADVIALTEAFGAALARYRARDFAGAQAAFEAILVNTPDDGPSKTYVERCRQLAAEPPSDDWDGVWHLKEK, from the coding sequence GTGAGCGCATCCCTGTCGCCGCGGGCCAAGAAGCTGGTCGCAGCTGGGCTGGTCGGGGTGCTGGTCGGGCTGGTCGCCGCGGTGCTGGCGTTCGCGCGCCCGCGCTTGCTCGAGGGCGGCGAGCTGTGGACCTACGATCAGCGCGCCCGCGCCGCGGCCCGCCCCAGCACGGCCTCCCCCGACATCGTGTTGATCGAGGTGTCGGAGCAAGACATCGAGGACGCCGAGGACAACCTCGACGTGACCTGGCCGTGGCCGCGCGCGATGTACGGCTACATCGCCGCCTACTGCAAGACGGCCGGGGCCAAGGTCGTCGTGTTCGACTGGCTGTTCCAGGACCGCGGCCAGTACTCCGTCGGCGACGCCGAGGAGTTCGCCCAGGCGATGCGCGACGCCGGCAACGTCGTGATCGGTCTGGCGCTCACCAAGGACCCGCTGGTGGCCCGCTCCCGGACCGGCGCGTGGGCCGCGCCGCTGCGGCGCTTCGACGACGCGGCCGCCGCCGAGATCGCGGCGCAGAAGCTGCTGGCGTGGAACACGCGCGTGTTCCTGGTGCCCGACGGCGGCGGCGTGACGGTCTGGTACGGCGGCAAGGACGAGGCCGCCGACGTGGTCGCGGCCTGGCGCCGGATGTCGGCCGCCGAGGAGCTGGCCGAGCTGTTCGCGCCGCCGGAGCCGGCCGACGACGCCCCGACCGGCGACGCCCCGACCGGCGACGCCCCGACCGGCGACGCCCCGACCGACGACGCCCCGACCGGCGACGCCCCGACCGGCGACGCGCCGACCGACGAGGCGCCGGCCGACGACGACGGCGAGCCCGCGGCGCCGATCGAGCCAGCCCCGCGCGTGCTGACCGCGGCCGAGCTCGCGACCGAGCTGACGCCGACGACGATCATCACCCGGCGCGACGGCTTCGTCGGCGGCGACGGCGGGCTCACGCTCGAGCGCCGCGACGGCCTCGATCCGCCGCTGGCGGTGATCGCCGCCGGGCCGGCCCGGGCCGGCAACGTCTACCAGGGCACCGACGCCGACGGCATCATGCGCCAGCACATGCCGCTGGTGCGCCACGACGGCCGGCTGTACCCGTCGCTGGCGCTGGCCGCCTACCTCGTCGCGCACCCCGAGGTCACGCCGCGCCTGGTCGACGGCGAGCTGGTGCTCGGGTCGCGCCGGATCGCGCTCGACGAGCACGGCCGCTTCAGCCTGCGCTTCCACGGCGCCGGCGTCTACCCGCGCATCCCGGCCTACGAGCTCCTGCGCTCGCAGGCGCAGCTCGACGAGGGCGCGGCGCCGGCGATCGCGTTCGAGCGCCTGCGCGGCAAGTACGTGATCGTCGCCGCGACCGGCCAGGCGCTGCGCGACATCCGCATCACGCCGCTGGGCACGCCGGTGCCGGGCTCGGAGATCCAGGCCACCGCGCTCGACAACCTCGAGGCCGGCCGGGTGATCGTGCGGCAGAGCCGGCCCGCCGACGCCGCGATGGCGCTGGGCCTGTGCGCGCTGGTGGCGATGCTGGTCACCGGGGTGTGGATGGCGACCCGGCGCACGCTGATCGCCCTGGCGGCGACCACGGCGATCACCGCCGGCTCGCTCCTGGCCTACTGGTGGCTCGCGCGGTGGCTGTTCACCAGCCGCGGGGTGTGGATCGCGGTCGCGACCCCGGCCCTGGGCGCGATCGCCTCGGTGTTCGCGATCATCCTGGTGACCTCGGCCGCCGAGCGCCGCAACCGCCGGTTCGTGCAAGAGGCGCTGGGCCGCTACACGTCGCCGGCGCTGGTCAAGGAGCTGATCGAGCATCCCGAGCACCTGTCGCTCGAGTGGGGCGAGCGCCGCGGCATGTCGGTGTACTTCTCGGACATCGCCGGCTTCACCAGCTTCAGCGAGAACCTGTCGCCCGAAGATCTCGTCGCGCTGCTCAACGACTACCTGACCCACATGACCGACCTCGTGCTCGAGCACGGCGGCGTCGTCGACAAGTACATCGGCGACGCGGTCATGGCGTTCTGGGGCGCGCCGATCCCGAACCAGGACCACGCCGCCGCGGCGATCCGGTGCGCGATCGCGATGCGCGACCGCTGCGCCGAGCTGCGCCCGGGCTGGCGCGCGAAGTTCGGCGTCGACCTGTTCGCCCGCGCCGGCCTGTCGTCGGGCGACGCCGTCGTCGGCAACATGGGCTCGCGCCACAAGTACAACTACACGGTCATGGGCGACATGGTGAACCTGGCGTCCCGGCTCGAGGGCGCCAACAAGCCCTACGGCACCAGCCTGATGATCTCCGAGGCCTGCTACGCCCGGGTCAAGGATCTCGTCGTCACGCGCGAGCTCGACTTCCTGGCCGTCAAGGGCAAGGAGCAGCCGGTGCGGGTCTACGAGGTGTTCGCCGAGGTCGGCCAGGTCGGCGCCGACGTGATCGCGCTCACCGAGGCGTTCGGCGCCGCGCTGGCGCGGTACCGCGCCCGCGATTTCGCTGGCGCCCAGGCGGCGTTCGAGGCCATCTTGGTGAACACCCCCGACGATGGACCGTCCAAGACCTACGTCGAGCGCTGCCGGCAGCTGGCCGCTGAGCCGCCCAGCGATGACTGGGATGGCGTGTGGCACTTGAAGGAGAAGTAG
- a CDS encoding gamma-glutamylcyclotransferase yields the protein MSTDERRTVPATVVDRLFVYGTLRTGQTARAIVAAHLVGGVSATTRGSLYAFPGDYPGVVPDDGGVIVGELLQLRDLASALPLLDAFEGDEFMRMLTEVTTADGGTWAWIYVLVSPELARHGRRLEHGDWARYLARAASDQDPK from the coding sequence GTGAGCACCGACGAGCGCAGGACGGTCCCCGCGACCGTCGTCGATCGACTGTTCGTCTACGGGACGCTGCGCACGGGCCAGACCGCGCGCGCGATCGTCGCGGCGCACCTCGTCGGCGGCGTCAGCGCGACGACCCGCGGCAGCCTGTACGCCTTCCCGGGCGACTACCCGGGGGTCGTGCCCGATGACGGCGGGGTGATCGTCGGCGAGCTGCTGCAGCTCCGCGATCTGGCGTCGGCGCTGCCGCTGCTCGACGCGTTCGAGGGCGACGAGTTCATGCGCATGTTGACCGAGGTCACGACCGCGGACGGCGGGACCTGGGCGTGGATCTACGTCCTCGTGTCACCCGAGCTGGCGCGCCATGGGCGCCGGCTCGAGCACGGTGACTGGGCGCGCTACCTGGCGCGCGCGGCGAGTGATCAGGATCCGAAGTAA
- a CDS encoding sigma-70 family RNA polymerase sigma factor codes for MSSPDAARPEVEAEVRALGAAGHWDAAAAALLRAFGDELADYLAAIARSETDGADAFAQFTVDAWRGLPGFRWEAGLRTWCYRVARHALARVRREPHRRRHEALGSRELVDLAEQIRTRTAAHLRTAVKDQVRELRLQLAPEDQAILIMRVDRDLSWRDIAMIMTDDDAPLTEPEVVRRAAGLRKRFERIKAELRALARAAGLGSRD; via the coding sequence GTGTCGAGTCCCGACGCTGCACGACCAGAGGTCGAGGCCGAGGTCCGCGCCCTCGGTGCCGCCGGGCATTGGGACGCGGCCGCCGCGGCGCTGCTGCGCGCTTTCGGCGACGAGCTAGCCGACTACCTGGCCGCGATCGCCCGCAGCGAGACCGACGGCGCCGACGCGTTCGCGCAGTTCACCGTCGACGCGTGGCGCGGCCTGCCGGGCTTCCGGTGGGAGGCCGGCCTGCGGACCTGGTGCTATCGGGTCGCCCGCCACGCGCTGGCGCGGGTGCGCCGCGAGCCGCACCGTCGGCGGCACGAGGCCCTGGGTTCGCGCGAGCTCGTCGACCTGGCCGAGCAGATCCGCACCCGCACCGCCGCCCACCTGCGCACCGCGGTCAAGGACCAGGTGCGCGAGCTGCGGCTGCAGCTCGCGCCCGAGGACCAGGCGATCTTGATCATGCGGGTCGATCGCGACCTGTCGTGGCGCGACATCGCGATGATCATGACCGACGACGACGCGCCGCTGACCGAGCCCGAGGTCGTCCGGCGGGCCGCGGGGCTGCGCAAGCGGTTCGAGCGCATCAAGGCCGAGCTCCGGGCCCTGGCGCGCGCGGCCGGGCTGGGCAGCCGCGACTGA
- the murD gene encoding UDP-N-acetylmuramoyl-L-alanine--D-glutamate ligase yields MDDRGYLSSLRGRTVVVVGLAQTGIAVARFCHRHGAKVIVTDGKAAAQLADKMAQLADVPVTWQLGGHDLATFTSADLVVMSPGVPTLPEMVAARAAGVEVIAEIELAYRCLHPGARVLAITGTNGKSTTTALTGALCAASGRPTFCGGNLGNMPMIDAVDHPANVDGGLIVVEVAAFMLENCTTFAPTTGVLTNITPDHLDRFGTIERYAQVKGRIWDFQRPTDLAIANAADPWVVREAVDLTPQLAWFDVRPGADVARGACLSADRRALVLRGVPGAAPEERYPVDDLVIVGNHNLENAMGAYLGARACGVSVDAIRAGARSYRPLPHRMELVGDKDGIYYYDDSKGTNVASVAASVRGFPRPLVLIAGGVDKGGTYQPMLEALEGVCKGIVLIGAAGPLIRAACVERGVTYPVLDGADMHDAVAKATALVGAGDAVVLSPACASYDMFQNFGHRGQVFRAAVSAVGATRLD; encoded by the coding sequence ATGGACGACCGCGGCTACCTGAGCTCGTTGCGCGGCCGCACCGTGGTGGTCGTCGGCCTGGCGCAGACCGGCATCGCGGTCGCGCGCTTCTGCCACCGCCACGGCGCCAAGGTGATCGTCACCGACGGCAAGGCGGCCGCCCAGCTCGCCGACAAGATGGCGCAGCTCGCCGACGTGCCGGTGACCTGGCAGCTCGGCGGCCACGACCTGGCGACGTTCACCTCGGCCGATCTCGTCGTCATGTCGCCGGGCGTGCCGACCCTGCCCGAGATGGTCGCGGCCCGGGCCGCCGGCGTCGAGGTCATCGCCGAGATCGAGCTGGCCTACCGGTGCCTGCACCCGGGCGCCCGGGTGCTGGCGATCACCGGCACCAACGGCAAGTCGACGACGACCGCGCTGACCGGCGCGCTGTGCGCGGCCTCGGGCCGGCCGACCTTCTGCGGCGGCAACCTCGGCAACATGCCGATGATCGACGCCGTCGATCACCCGGCCAACGTCGACGGCGGGCTGATCGTGGTCGAGGTCGCGGCGTTCATGCTCGAGAACTGCACGACCTTCGCGCCGACCACCGGGGTGCTCACCAACATCACGCCCGATCACCTCGACCGGTTCGGCACGATCGAGCGCTACGCCCAGGTGAAGGGCCGCATCTGGGACTTCCAGCGGCCGACCGACCTGGCGATCGCCAACGCGGCCGACCCGTGGGTCGTGCGCGAGGCGGTCGACCTGACGCCGCAGCTGGCCTGGTTCGACGTGCGACCCGGCGCCGACGTCGCGCGCGGCGCGTGCCTGTCCGCCGATCGCCGGGCGCTGGTGCTGCGCGGCGTGCCGGGCGCGGCGCCCGAGGAGCGCTACCCCGTCGACGACCTGGTGATCGTCGGCAACCACAACCTCGAGAACGCCATGGGCGCGTACCTGGGCGCGCGCGCGTGCGGCGTGAGCGTCGACGCGATCCGCGCCGGCGCCCGCAGCTACCGGCCGCTGCCGCACCGCATGGAGCTGGTCGGCGACAAGGACGGCATCTACTACTACGACGACTCGAAGGGCACCAACGTGGCGTCGGTGGCGGCGTCGGTGCGCGGCTTCCCGCGGCCGCTCGTGTTGATCGCCGGCGGCGTCGACAAGGGCGGCACCTACCAGCCGATGCTCGAGGCGCTCGAGGGCGTCTGCAAGGGCATCGTGCTGATCGGCGCCGCCGGCCCGCTGATCCGCGCCGCCTGCGTCGAGCGCGGCGTGACCTACCCGGTGCTCGACGGCGCCGACATGCACGACGCGGTGGCCAAGGCCACGGCCCTGGTCGGCGCCGGCGACGCGGTCGTGCTGTCGCCCGCGTGCGCCAGCTACGACATGTTCCAGAACTTCGGCCACCGCGGCCAGGTGTTCCGGGCCGCCGTCAGCGCCGTCGGCGCGACCCGCCTGGACTGA
- a CDS encoding OmpA family protein — MADTCTALTATRTRRRLLALTIGGLALVGGLTSAAAQAPLTTDVPVERMRWIADRDGVLDVPWGTVLPSLSLAAGLGFSYANDPLTIYRDEGGDRVRVASPVSGRAGAELVAALGVSDLLEFGLAMPLVLQQSSSAGSLMLPSSSSAGIGDIRVSAKLGLLRQRTFGVDGAATLVVGFPTATSTSYIGESGPVAEPGVAVSRKFSDVWRATATLGYRLRDRTESLALVVDDELVAAVGVGFRVAAADGPGVELGASVNLATAAGDALGSFDRNYAELKLGGAFSPMPRISVLLGGGVGMAQGFGTPDWRAFAGARFTFSVADALAGGGDDGVDVPKLDIAKAGTISRTDPITKPEPTDDDHDGFVGDADACPYQAEVVNGYLDDDGCPDTLPDRDHDGRLDQDDQCPDEPEDLDGMADEDGCPDLDDDADGVLDRDDRCPREPGVADNGGCPDPDRDGDTVVDRLDNCPDEPGTPANAGCKAKQLVRLTGDKIEILDAVYFRTDKADIRSKSFKLLDNVAKVLAGHPEITVRIEGHTDSEGDDAHNQDLSQRRAESVLTYLVKKKIDRARLTAQGFGETAPIADNGTSKGKAANRRVVFAITSGGDGAVVVDPTGAPATPAPAPPTTPTP; from the coding sequence GTGGCCGACACCTGCACCGCACTCACCGCCACTCGCACGCGCCGCCGGCTGCTGGCGCTCACCATCGGCGGGCTCGCGCTCGTCGGCGGGCTGACCTCGGCCGCGGCGCAGGCGCCGCTCACCACCGACGTCCCGGTCGAGCGCATGCGCTGGATCGCCGACCGCGACGGCGTGCTCGACGTGCCGTGGGGCACGGTCTTGCCGAGCCTGTCGCTGGCCGCGGGCCTCGGGTTCTCGTACGCCAACGATCCGCTCACGATCTACCGCGACGAGGGCGGCGACCGCGTGCGCGTGGCGTCCCCGGTCTCGGGCCGCGCCGGCGCCGAGCTGGTCGCCGCGCTGGGCGTGAGCGATCTGCTCGAGTTCGGCCTGGCGATGCCGCTGGTGCTGCAGCAGAGCTCGAGCGCGGGCAGCCTGATGCTGCCGAGCAGCTCGTCGGCCGGCATCGGCGACATCCGGGTGTCGGCCAAGCTCGGCCTCCTGCGCCAGCGCACTTTCGGCGTCGACGGCGCCGCGACGCTGGTGGTCGGGTTCCCGACCGCCACCTCGACCTCGTACATCGGCGAGTCGGGCCCCGTGGCTGAGCCCGGGGTCGCGGTCAGCCGCAAGTTCTCCGACGTCTGGCGCGCCACCGCGACGCTCGGCTACCGCCTGCGCGATCGCACCGAGTCGCTGGCGCTGGTCGTCGACGACGAGCTGGTGGCCGCGGTCGGGGTCGGCTTCCGCGTGGCCGCCGCCGACGGCCCCGGCGTCGAGCTCGGCGCCAGCGTCAACCTGGCGACCGCGGCCGGCGACGCGCTGGGCTCGTTCGATCGCAACTACGCCGAGCTCAAGCTGGGCGGCGCCTTCTCGCCGATGCCGCGGATCTCGGTCCTGCTCGGCGGCGGCGTCGGCATGGCCCAGGGCTTCGGCACGCCCGACTGGCGCGCCTTCGCCGGCGCCCGCTTCACGTTCTCGGTCGCCGACGCGCTGGCCGGCGGCGGCGACGACGGCGTCGACGTGCCCAAGCTCGACATCGCCAAGGCCGGCACGATCTCGCGGACCGATCCGATCACCAAGCCGGAGCCGACCGACGACGATCACGACGGCTTCGTCGGCGACGCCGACGCGTGCCCGTACCAGGCCGAGGTCGTCAACGGCTACCTCGACGACGACGGCTGCCCCGACACGCTGCCCGACCGCGATCACGACGGCCGGCTCGACCAGGACGATCAGTGCCCCGACGAGCCCGAGGATCTCGACGGCATGGCCGACGAGGACGGCTGCCCCGACCTCGACGACGACGCCGACGGGGTGCTCGATCGCGACGACCGCTGCCCGCGCGAGCCCGGCGTCGCCGACAACGGCGGCTGCCCCGACCCGGATCGCGACGGCGACACCGTCGTCGACCGCCTCGACAACTGCCCCGACGAGCCCGGCACGCCGGCCAACGCCGGGTGCAAGGCCAAGCAGCTGGTGCGCCTGACCGGCGACAAGATCGAGATCCTCGACGCGGTGTACTTCCGCACCGACAAGGCCGACATCCGCTCGAAGTCGTTCAAGCTCCTCGACAACGTCGCCAAGGTGCTGGCCGGCCACCCCGAGATCACCGTGCGGATCGAGGGCCACACCGACAGCGAGGGCGACGACGCCCACAACCAGGACCTGTCGCAGCGCCGGGCCGAGTCGGTGCTCACGTACCTGGTCAAGAAGAAGATCGACCGCGCCCGCCTGACCGCCCAGGGCTTCGGCGAGACCGCGCCGATCGCCGACAACGGCACGTCGAAGGGCAAGGCCGCCAACCGACGCGTCGTCTTCGCGATCACCAGCGGCGGCGACGGCGCGGTGGTGGTCGATCCGACCGGCGCCCCGGCGACGCCCGCGCCAGCGCCGCCGACCACGCCGACGCCGTGA
- a CDS encoding M48 family metalloprotease: protein MRRALIVAAALAVTTPMLGSCKVQLTPEGLAKTWDAITDAQKDLTPENEYWTGRSVATNLLARHDYKYLDADALEAGTLEGVTAYVSAVGTVLAASAMETARKGDRPAPIAGWHFTVVESDTINAFAAPGGWVFVTTAAVHAATSEDELAALLAHEIAHVVRGHALGSIKKGRWANVAKTMLDTSVELDQQALGELTQVFEGAMDDMIDGLLVKGYSKDTEFEADRIGLAIMAHAGYDPQALVRYLKTLAATHGGGDGGFQATHPKPADRIAKVSAQASTLGTRAIPPIRIERFEAAVAEM, encoded by the coding sequence GTGAGGCGCGCCCTGATCGTCGCGGCCGCGCTGGCCGTGACCACGCCGATGCTCGGCTCGTGCAAGGTCCAGCTCACGCCCGAGGGCCTCGCCAAGACCTGGGACGCGATCACCGACGCCCAGAAGGACCTCACGCCCGAGAACGAGTACTGGACCGGGCGCTCGGTCGCGACCAACCTGCTGGCGCGCCACGACTACAAGTACCTCGACGCCGACGCGCTCGAGGCCGGCACGCTCGAGGGCGTGACCGCGTACGTGTCGGCGGTCGGCACCGTGCTCGCGGCGTCGGCGATGGAGACCGCGCGCAAGGGCGACCGGCCGGCGCCGATCGCCGGCTGGCACTTCACCGTGGTCGAGAGCGACACGATCAACGCGTTCGCGGCGCCGGGCGGCTGGGTCTTCGTCACGACCGCCGCGGTCCACGCCGCCACCAGCGAGGACGAGCTGGCGGCGCTCCTGGCGCACGAGATCGCCCACGTCGTGCGCGGCCACGCGCTCGGCTCGATCAAGAAGGGCCGCTGGGCCAACGTCGCCAAGACCATGCTCGACACCTCGGTCGAGCTCGATCAGCAGGCGCTGGGCGAGCTGACGCAGGTGTTCGAGGGCGCGATGGACGACATGATCGACGGCCTGCTGGTCAAGGGCTACTCCAAGGACACCGAGTTCGAGGCCGATCGCATCGGGCTCGCGATCATGGCCCACGCTGGCTACGATCCGCAGGCGCTGGTGCGCTACCTGAAGACCCTCGCGGCCACCCACGGCGGCGGCGACGGCGGCTTCCAGGCCACGCACCCGAAGCCGGCCGATCGGATCGCCAAGGTCAGCGCACAGGCCAGCACGCTCGGCACCCGCGCGATCCCGCCGATCCGGATCGAGCGGTTCGAGGCGGCGGTCGCCGAGATGTAG
- a CDS encoding serine/threonine protein kinase, translating into MASADDAADLDSSTPTAVAEGEVGSMGSLLRGVASTGAEATLAPGTLLGDQYRIERAVGRGGMGVVYLATDQRLGRQVAIKLGAARSSGALARLAREAAALAKLSHPNVVVVHQVGEHDQRVFLAMEYVDGGTAREWLGRGPRTWRAIVALYAAAGDGLAAAHAAGLIHRDFKPDNVLVGADQRPRVADFGLVRAIALAEDAGADPARTGDTGDTADLDATRVGAILGTPAYMPPEQLAGAEVDARADQFAFCASLWEALCGIRPFGGATPAAVKSSIESSAPALGEAGARVRGVPRHVLAALRRGLQPDRAARWPSVAALVAELRRDPAARRRRLGLVAGGAAVAVAIAVPLALRASRTPPPCTDSAAALAATWSPARAATLATALGAEWPALAPKIEAYARAWQLGHRDACRATRVARSQSEELLDRRMQCLGRARTQLDAVLTTLTAGTATARATAGTALEVLPELAACADAVGLASQAPLPTEPAARVRVDEAERVLAVARAAELDRGRLDPVAKATQALAAARASAWPPVLARALATHANILEEAGRSPAALAEFREAATVALAAGVDADAATSLADLAWALAVRARGAEAELALALARPLAERGGEPLVRRRVLGAAAIVATRAGRHDEAIAARRELIAMTARDPDAPSGWAASDQLNLATVLLNAGRTEEAVAAATAAVEVAEQVFGEHHPTVARYRTVLAASELNLGRAEPALALARRAQADLEAWYGPADAHLIDALETIGNALTRLRDPGAGAVLERAAALARAANLDGELARIQSRLAVHYVGVGQLDRAAASGAEQVRALEQTLGPSVGALVEPLLLVGYVAREQGHLADSRAAFDRALAIAETELGDDHPATHNLRVELGKTLVALGEVTAARDLLGGRAAALAGRTDLDPLIIVETHTVLADALWALGDRTAARAAIAVARKVVAAAPDRRDLPPPVEGWAAAHR; encoded by the coding sequence ATGGCGAGCGCCGACGACGCGGCGGACCTCGACTCGTCGACCCCGACCGCGGTGGCGGAGGGCGAGGTCGGCTCGATGGGCTCGCTCTTGCGCGGCGTCGCCAGCACCGGCGCCGAGGCCACGCTGGCGCCCGGGACCCTGCTCGGCGATCAGTACCGGATCGAGCGCGCGGTCGGGCGCGGCGGCATGGGCGTGGTCTACCTCGCGACCGATCAGCGGCTGGGCCGGCAGGTCGCGATCAAGCTGGGCGCGGCGCGCTCGAGCGGGGCGCTGGCGCGGCTGGCGCGGGAGGCCGCGGCGCTGGCGAAGCTGTCGCACCCGAACGTGGTCGTGGTCCACCAGGTCGGCGAGCACGACCAGCGCGTGTTCCTGGCGATGGAGTACGTCGACGGCGGCACCGCGCGCGAGTGGCTCGGGCGCGGGCCGCGGACCTGGCGCGCGATCGTCGCGCTGTACGCCGCCGCCGGTGACGGCCTCGCCGCCGCCCACGCCGCCGGGCTGATCCACCGCGACTTCAAGCCCGACAACGTCCTGGTCGGCGCGGACCAGCGGCCGCGGGTCGCCGACTTCGGCCTGGTGCGGGCGATCGCGCTGGCCGAGGACGCCGGCGCCGACCCCGCCCGCACCGGCGACACCGGCGACACCGCCGACCTCGACGCCACGCGCGTCGGCGCGATCCTCGGCACGCCCGCGTACATGCCGCCGGAGCAGCTGGCCGGCGCCGAGGTCGACGCCCGCGCCGATCAGTTCGCGTTCTGCGCGTCGCTGTGGGAGGCGCTGTGTGGGATCCGGCCTTTCGGCGGCGCGACCCCGGCCGCGGTCAAGTCATCGATCGAGTCGTCGGCGCCGGCGCTCGGCGAGGCGGGCGCGCGCGTGCGCGGCGTGCCCCGCCACGTCCTCGCGGCGCTGCGGCGTGGGCTGCAGCCCGATCGGGCCGCGCGCTGGCCCAGCGTCGCCGCGCTGGTCGCGGAGCTGCGGCGCGATCCGGCGGCGCGCCGGCGCCGGCTGGGGCTGGTCGCCGGCGGCGCCGCGGTCGCGGTCGCGATCGCCGTGCCGCTGGCCCTGCGCGCCAGTCGCACGCCGCCGCCGTGCACCGACAGCGCGGCGGCGCTGGCCGCGACCTGGTCGCCGGCGCGCGCGGCGACGCTGGCGACCGCGCTCGGCGCCGAGTGGCCGGCGCTGGCGCCGAAGATCGAGGCCTACGCCCGGGCCTGGCAGCTCGGGCACCGCGACGCGTGCCGCGCGACCCGGGTCGCGCGGTCGCAGAGCGAGGAGCTGCTCGATCGGCGGATGCAGTGCCTCGGCCGGGCGCGGACCCAGCTCGACGCGGTGCTGACGACGCTGACGGCCGGCACCGCGACCGCCCGCGCGACCGCCGGGACCGCGCTCGAGGTGCTGCCCGAGCTGGCGGCCTGCGCCGACGCCGTGGGCCTGGCCTCGCAAGCGCCGCTGCCGACCGAGCCGGCGGCGCGGGTCCGGGTCGACGAGGCCGAGCGCGTGCTGGCGGTCGCGCGCGCGGCCGAGCTCGATCGCGGTCGGCTCGATCCTGTCGCCAAGGCCACCCAGGCGCTGGCGGCGGCGCGCGCCAGCGCCTGGCCGCCGGTGCTGGCCCGCGCGCTCGCGACCCACGCCAACATCCTCGAGGAGGCCGGCCGCTCGCCGGCGGCGCTCGCCGAGTTTCGGGAGGCCGCGACGGTCGCGCTGGCCGCGGGCGTCGACGCCGACGCCGCGACCTCGCTGGCGGATCTCGCGTGGGCGCTGGCGGTGCGCGCGCGCGGCGCCGAGGCCGAGCTGGCGCTGGCGCTGGCGCGGCCGCTGGCCGAGCGGGGTGGCGAGCCGCTGGTGCGGCGGCGCGTGCTCGGCGCCGCGGCCATCGTGGCCACGCGCGCCGGTCGTCACGATGAGGCCATCGCGGCGCGCCGGGAGCTGATCGCGATGACCGCGCGCGACCCCGACGCGCCCAGCGGCTGGGCGGCGTCGGACCAGCTCAACCTCGCGACCGTGCTGCTGAACGCGGGACGCACCGAGGAGGCGGTCGCCGCCGCGACCGCCGCCGTCGAGGTCGCCGAGCAGGTGTTCGGCGAGCACCACCCGACCGTCGCGCGCTACCGGACCGTCCTGGCGGCGTCCGAGCTCAACCTCGGCCGCGCCGAGCCGGCGCTCGCGCTCGCGCGCCGGGCGCAGGCCGACCTCGAGGCGTGGTACGGGCCCGCCGACGCCCACCTGATCGACGCGCTCGAGACGATCGGGAACGCCCTGACGCGCCTGCGCGACCCCGGGGCCGGCGCCGTGCTCGAGCGCGCCGCGGCGCTGGCGCGCGCCGCCAACCTCGACGGCGAGCTGGCGCGGATCCAGAGCCGGCTGGCCGTCCACTACGTCGGCGTCGGCCAGCTCGATCGCGCCGCCGCGTCTGGCGCCGAGCAGGTGCGCGCGCTCGAGCAGACGCTCGGCCCCAGCGTCGGCGCGCTGGTCGAGCCGTTGCTCCTGGTCGGCTACGTCGCGCGCGAGCAAGGCCACCTGGCCGACTCGCGCGCCGCGTTCGACCGGGCGCTCGCGATCGCCGAGACCGAGCTGGGCGATGATCACCCGGCCACGCACAACCTGCGGGTCGAGCTCGGCAAGACCTTGGTCGCGCTCGGCGAAGTGACCGCGGCGCGCGACCTCCTGGGGGGCCGGGCGGCGGCGCTCGCGGGCCGCACGGATCTCGACCCGCTGATCATCGTCGAGACCCACACCGTGCTCGCCGACGCGCTGTGGGCGCTGGGGGACCGTACGGCCGCGCGCGCCGCGATCGCGGTCGCGCGCAAGGTCGTGGCGGCGGCGCCCGACCGCCGCGATCTGCCGCCGCCGGTCGAGGGCTGGGCGGCGGCGCACCGCTGA